The Mycolicibacterium flavescens genome has a segment encoding these proteins:
- the fadK_3 gene encoding AMP-dependent synthetase and ligase — MRKIPVELTKRYEEEGWWTPDTLGELLARHLAAHPDTGFCVHSDVRPYTGTFADVELRARRLAAGLHKRGVGPGDVVALQLPNWMEAAVAFWASTFLGAVVVPIVHFYGRKELAHILSTARPKVFITAREFGRMTFAPDLAADVPIVALVGAEERLREERVCSLDELLDDDPMAGTLATDPAGPALIAFTSGTTSNPKGVVHSHQTLGFETRQLLENYPKDRGRQLTATPIGHFIGMVGAFLIPVLEGAPIDLCDVWDPGKVLKLMETEGMSVGGGPPYFVTSLLDHPDCTDAHRSRFTTVGLGGSTVPAAVTRRLADMGFFVFRSYGSTEHPSITGSRPSAPEDKRLYTDGDPRPGVEIKLTEDGEILSRGPDLCLGYTDDEMTERAFDDDGWYHTGDVGVLDEDGYLTITDRKADVIIRGGENISALEVEEVLLGMPGVAEAVVVAAPDDRLGERTAAVLRIRPGSTMPSLEEVRDHFKHAGVAVQKWPEELHEVPEGEDYPRTASGKVQKFVLREQVRAKARG; from the coding sequence ATGCGCAAAATTCCGGTCGAGCTGACCAAACGCTACGAAGAGGAAGGCTGGTGGACTCCGGACACGCTCGGTGAGCTGTTGGCCCGCCACCTGGCCGCCCACCCGGACACCGGCTTCTGCGTGCACTCCGATGTGCGCCCGTACACAGGCACATTCGCCGACGTGGAACTGCGGGCCCGTCGCCTCGCGGCCGGCCTGCACAAGCGCGGGGTCGGGCCCGGAGACGTGGTCGCGCTGCAGTTGCCCAACTGGATGGAGGCCGCGGTCGCGTTCTGGGCGTCCACCTTCCTGGGTGCGGTCGTGGTGCCGATCGTGCACTTCTACGGTCGCAAGGAACTTGCCCACATCCTGTCCACCGCGCGGCCGAAGGTCTTCATCACCGCACGCGAATTCGGCCGGATGACATTTGCGCCCGACCTGGCCGCCGACGTCCCGATCGTGGCGCTGGTGGGCGCCGAGGAGCGCTTGCGCGAGGAGCGTGTCTGCAGTTTGGACGAGCTCCTCGACGACGACCCGATGGCGGGCACACTGGCCACCGATCCGGCGGGCCCGGCGCTGATCGCATTCACCTCGGGGACGACCAGCAACCCGAAAGGCGTTGTCCACAGCCATCAGACGCTGGGCTTCGAAACCCGTCAGCTGCTCGAGAACTATCCCAAGGACCGCGGCCGCCAGTTGACCGCGACGCCGATCGGTCACTTCATCGGCATGGTCGGTGCGTTTCTGATCCCGGTGCTCGAGGGCGCCCCGATCGATCTGTGCGACGTGTGGGATCCCGGCAAGGTGCTCAAACTCATGGAGACCGAGGGGATGTCGGTCGGCGGCGGGCCGCCGTACTTCGTCACCAGCCTGCTCGACCATCCGGACTGCACCGACGCGCACCGTTCCCGGTTCACCACCGTCGGCCTCGGCGGGTCGACCGTCCCCGCGGCGGTGACGCGCCGGCTCGCCGACATGGGGTTCTTCGTATTCCGTTCCTACGGCAGCACCGAGCATCCGTCCATCACGGGCTCGCGGCCCAGTGCGCCGGAGGACAAACGGCTCTACACCGACGGCGACCCGCGCCCCGGCGTGGAGATCAAGCTCACCGAGGACGGTGAAATCCTCTCGCGGGGGCCGGATTTGTGCCTGGGCTACACCGACGACGAGATGACCGAGCGGGCGTTCGACGACGACGGTTGGTACCACACCGGCGACGTCGGAGTGCTCGACGAGGACGGCTACCTCACCATCACCGACCGCAAGGCCGACGTGATCATCCGTGGGGGAGAGAACATTTCCGCGCTCGAAGTCGAGGAAGTGCTGCTCGGTATGCCCGGTGTGGCCGAAGCCGTCGTGGTCGCCGCGCCCGACGACCGGCTCGGTGAGCGGACGGCAGCGGTGCTGCGCATCCGGCCGGGCAGCACCATGCCGTCGCTCGAAGAGGTACGCGACCACTTCAAGCATGCGGGTGTCGCGGTCCAGAAGTGGCCCGAGGAACTGCACGAGGTGCCCGAGGGCGAGGACTATCCGCGCACGGCTAGCGGAAAGGTTCAGAAGTTCGTCCTGCGGGAGCAGGTGCGAGCCAAAGCGCGGGGGTAA
- the echA8_7 gene encoding enoyl-CoA hydratase/carnithine racemase, with translation MVDLELEDGLAVVTIDRPQARNAIAPETMEQLDAALDGAEGATALVVKGAGDRAFVSGGDLKQLAALRTEADAAAMARRMRAVCDRIASSPGVTIAVLNGHALGGGAEFAVSTDIRLAASDIRIGFNQVALEIMPAWGGAERLVDIVGYSKALLLAGTGTILSAEEAERVGLVDQVLARESFDDDWRAIARKLAHRPAGEIKRVMKGASTDEAVDAFARLWVSDEHWAAADKAMNRTK, from the coding sequence ATGGTAGACCTCGAGTTGGAGGACGGCTTGGCGGTCGTCACCATCGACCGGCCGCAGGCGCGCAACGCGATCGCGCCGGAGACCATGGAGCAGCTCGACGCCGCGCTCGACGGAGCCGAAGGCGCGACCGCGCTCGTGGTCAAGGGCGCAGGCGACCGGGCGTTCGTGTCCGGCGGTGACCTCAAACAGCTGGCCGCGCTGCGCACCGAGGCCGACGCGGCGGCCATGGCCAGGCGGATGCGCGCGGTGTGTGATCGCATCGCGTCCTCCCCCGGCGTCACCATCGCCGTGCTCAACGGCCATGCGCTCGGCGGCGGTGCCGAGTTCGCGGTCTCGACCGACATCCGGCTGGCCGCCTCCGACATCAGGATCGGCTTCAACCAGGTGGCGCTGGAGATCATGCCCGCCTGGGGCGGCGCCGAGCGGTTGGTCGACATCGTCGGTTACAGCAAGGCGCTGCTGCTGGCAGGCACCGGCACCATCCTCTCGGCCGAGGAGGCCGAACGCGTGGGCCTGGTCGATCAGGTGCTGGCGCGAGAGTCGTTCGACGACGACTGGCGCGCGATCGCCCGCAAGCTGGCCCACCGGCCGGCCGGCGAGATCAAGCGCGTGATGAAGGGCGCCTCGACCGACGAGGCCGTCGACGCGTTCGCGCGGTTGTGGGTCTCCGACGAGCACTGGGCCGCCGCCGACAAGGCGATGAACCGCACCAAGTAA
- a CDS encoding glyoxalase/bleomycin resistance protein/dioxygenase, with translation MTILPGPIRQIGYVVTDIDRAIASWLELGVGPWFVMRNLTLSARYRGEPCEVTQSLALSNSGDMQMELIQQHSEAPSAFTEFLDAHGEGFHQFAYWADDFDATMEAVEAAGWPVVWSGGGDVGTRFAYVEPPGGPGHIAQVIEIMELTEITSGMAAFVRDAAANWDGSDPIRVLGG, from the coding sequence GTGACGATCCTGCCGGGGCCGATCCGTCAGATCGGCTATGTCGTCACCGATATCGACCGGGCGATCGCGAGCTGGCTGGAGCTCGGGGTCGGGCCCTGGTTCGTCATGCGGAATCTGACGCTGAGCGCCCGCTACCGCGGCGAGCCGTGTGAGGTCACCCAGTCGCTGGCGCTGAGCAACAGCGGCGATATGCAGATGGAGCTGATCCAACAGCACAGCGAGGCGCCCAGCGCCTTCACCGAGTTCCTCGACGCCCACGGCGAGGGATTTCACCAGTTCGCCTACTGGGCAGACGATTTCGACGCCACGATGGAGGCCGTCGAGGCGGCCGGCTGGCCGGTCGTGTGGTCGGGCGGCGGGGACGTCGGCACCCGCTTCGCCTACGTCGAACCGCCGGGCGGCCCCGGCCATATCGCACAGGTCATCGAGATCATGGAACTCACCGAGATCACCAGCGGTATGGCGGCGTTCGTCCGCGACGCCGCCGCGAACTGGGACGGCAGCGACCCGATTCGGGTACTGGGCGGGTAG
- a CDS encoding putative TIM-barrel fold metal-dependent hydrolase, whose amino-acid sequence MGQLSHRVDIPFPLFDADNHLYEPPEAMTKYLPKEYKDIVQYVEVNGRTKIAIKGQISNYIPNPTFSHVAKPGAWEEYFKFGNPDGKSKRELFGEPMRSIPAFFEPAPRLELMNELGVDRSLMFPTLASLIEERLRDDPVAIHVIIHSLNQWLDEVWGFNYQNRIFVTPVITLPIVEKAIEELEWAVERGARAILIRPAPVPGFRGPRSFALPEFDPFWERVVHHDIFVGMHSSDSGYSRYTSEWDGVAQEMLPFQTNAMSILNEWRPIQDAVASWVIHGALFRHPKLKVGIVEAGSKWMFPLLDSMAEVYKKAPEAFLGNPIEEIKNRIFVSPFYEEGIDDLINLIGVDQVLYGSDWPHPEGLAEPTHYVTALEHLSVEDQAKIMGGNLGRLVTV is encoded by the coding sequence ATGGGACAACTTTCACACCGGGTCGACATCCCGTTTCCGCTGTTCGATGCGGACAACCATCTCTACGAGCCCCCCGAGGCGATGACCAAGTACCTCCCCAAGGAGTACAAGGACATCGTTCAGTACGTCGAGGTCAACGGCCGCACGAAGATCGCGATCAAGGGCCAGATCAGCAACTACATCCCGAACCCGACCTTCTCGCACGTCGCCAAGCCCGGCGCGTGGGAGGAGTACTTCAAGTTCGGCAACCCGGACGGCAAGAGCAAGCGCGAACTGTTCGGTGAGCCGATGCGCTCCATCCCGGCGTTCTTCGAACCCGCTCCGCGGCTGGAGCTGATGAACGAACTGGGCGTGGACCGCTCGCTGATGTTCCCGACGCTGGCCAGCCTGATCGAGGAGCGGCTGCGCGACGATCCGGTCGCCATCCACGTGATCATCCATTCGCTGAACCAGTGGCTGGACGAGGTGTGGGGCTTCAACTACCAGAACCGCATCTTCGTCACGCCGGTGATCACTCTGCCCATCGTCGAGAAGGCGATCGAGGAACTGGAGTGGGCGGTCGAGCGTGGCGCTCGCGCCATTCTGATCCGTCCGGCGCCGGTCCCCGGTTTCCGCGGCCCGCGGTCGTTCGCGCTGCCCGAGTTCGACCCGTTCTGGGAGCGCGTCGTCCATCACGACATCTTCGTCGGCATGCACTCCTCGGACAGCGGCTACTCGCGCTACACCTCGGAGTGGGACGGCGTCGCGCAGGAGATGCTGCCGTTCCAGACCAATGCGATGTCGATCCTCAACGAGTGGCGCCCGATCCAGGACGCGGTGGCGTCGTGGGTCATCCACGGTGCGCTGTTCCGGCACCCGAAGCTCAAGGTCGGCATCGTCGAAGCCGGTTCGAAGTGGATGTTCCCGCTGCTGGACTCGATGGCCGAGGTGTACAAGAAGGCGCCAGAAGCCTTCCTGGGCAACCCGATCGAGGAGATCAAGAACCGCATCTTCGTCAGCCCGTTCTACGAGGAGGGCATCGACGACCTGATCAACCTGATCGGCGTGGATCAGGTGCTCTACGGCTCGGACTGGCCGCACCCTGAGGGCCTGGCCGAACCGACGCACTACGTCACCGCGCTCGAACACCTTTCGGTCGAGGATCAGGCGAAGATCATGGGCGGCAACCTGGGTCGCCTCGTCACCGTGTGA